The Chryseobacterium aureum genome contains a region encoding:
- a CDS encoding glycoside hydrolase family 97 protein: MMRKKVLYIVCSLLLISKSFAQVAEITSPDGQIKLHVFSEGAKVLYDVTFDGMIMLEKSPLGLITNESDFSKNLKFSDSKKEVISKKYTNLKIKKSNIDYHANTLTVHFINADDYQIGFDFQVSNNNIAFRYTIPPMKERLSVVVQSETTGYRFPSQTTTFLSPMMKPMTGFARTAPSYESGYKADAELGISSDYGYVFPGLFHIGNEGWLLLSETGVNSMYCASHLETTTEKSLYKVAYPNIAENNGFGSTGAAVSLPGKTPWRTITVGSSLKSIVETTIPFDVVDPMYEPSQEYQFGKSTWSWILWQDKSMNYDDQVKFIDLAAALKYQFILMDALWDKNIGKDRMRALIQYAKSRNVGVLLWYNSNGAANDAPMGPRNKMSSSVERKKEMKWLKDVGVKGLKVDFFGGDKQETMRLYEDILSDANDYGLTIIFHGATLPRGWEIMYPNYAGSEAVLASEMLYFSEDVRKQEAFFATLHPFIRNTVGSMEFGGTFLNKYLTESNRDKNKRYTTDGFQLATAVLFQNPVQMFAIMPNNLTDAPEFELAFMKEVPTLWDETVFIDGYPGKYTVVARKHDEHWYAAGVNAEKQSKKLKMKLPMFAGKTIKLINDDAKGNSSEKEVKINAKGDFSIEIQPQGGFVLKN; this comes from the coding sequence ATGATGAGAAAAAAAGTTTTATATATTGTATGCAGCCTGCTGCTGATAAGCAAAAGCTTTGCACAGGTGGCGGAAATCACAAGTCCTGACGGTCAAATTAAGCTTCATGTCTTTTCAGAAGGAGCTAAGGTTTTGTACGATGTTACCTTTGACGGAATGATAATGCTGGAAAAATCTCCGTTAGGTCTTATAACCAATGAATCCGATTTTTCAAAGAATCTGAAATTCTCTGACAGCAAAAAAGAAGTGATTTCTAAGAAATATACCAACCTGAAAATCAAAAAATCTAATATTGATTATCACGCCAATACGTTAACCGTTCATTTTATCAATGCAGACGATTATCAGATAGGTTTTGATTTTCAGGTAAGTAACAATAATATTGCTTTCCGTTACACCATTCCTCCAATGAAAGAACGGTTGAGTGTTGTAGTACAGTCAGAAACTACAGGTTACAGATTCCCGTCACAGACCACTACTTTTCTTTCCCCTATGATGAAACCGATGACAGGTTTTGCCCGTACAGCACCAAGCTATGAAAGCGGTTATAAAGCAGATGCCGAGCTGGGAATATCATCTGATTATGGGTATGTTTTCCCTGGTCTTTTTCATATCGGAAATGAAGGATGGCTATTACTGTCAGAAACAGGAGTGAACAGCATGTACTGCGCTTCCCATCTAGAAACCACAACAGAAAAAAGTCTTTACAAAGTAGCTTATCCGAATATTGCTGAAAATAACGGTTTCGGAAGTACGGGAGCGGCGGTTTCTCTTCCCGGAAAAACACCGTGGAGAACAATTACAGTAGGCAGCTCTCTGAAATCCATCGTAGAAACTACCATTCCTTTTGATGTGGTAGATCCGATGTATGAGCCTTCACAGGAGTATCAGTTCGGAAAATCTACCTGGAGCTGGATTCTATGGCAGGATAAAAGTATGAACTACGATGATCAGGTAAAATTCATAGACCTTGCCGCTGCGCTGAAATACCAGTTTATTCTCATGGATGCGCTTTGGGATAAAAATATAGGCAAAGACCGTATGAGAGCGCTTATTCAATATGCAAAATCCAGAAATGTCGGGGTATTGCTTTGGTACAATTCCAATGGAGCAGCCAACGATGCACCTATGGGCCCAAGAAATAAGATGAGCTCATCTGTAGAACGTAAAAAAGAAATGAAATGGCTGAAAGATGTTGGTGTAAAAGGACTGAAAGTGGATTTTTTCGGAGGAGACAAGCAGGAAACCATGCGTCTTTATGAAGATATTCTTTCAGATGCCAATGACTACGGTTTAACCATTATTTTTCACGGAGCTACCTTGCCGAGAGGCTGGGAAATAATGTACCCGAACTATGCAGGAAGCGAAGCCGTTCTAGCTTCAGAAATGCTTTATTTTTCAGAAGATGTGCGTAAGCAGGAAGCTTTTTTTGCCACACTTCATCCCTTTATCAGAAATACCGTGGGAAGTATGGAATTCGGAGGAACTTTTCTCAATAAATATCTGACAGAATCCAACAGGGACAAAAATAAAAGATATACCACAGACGGCTTTCAGCTGGCTACAGCAGTTCTTTTTCAGAATCCTGTTCAGATGTTTGCCATTATGCCCAATAATCTTACAGATGCACCGGAATTTGAACTTGCCTTTATGAAAGAAGTTCCTACACTTTGGGATGAAACGGTCTTTATCGACGGCTATCCCGGCAAATATACAGTAGTTGCAAGAAAACACGATGAACATTGGTATGCAGCAGGCGTGAATGCAGAAAAACAATCTAAAAAGCTGAAAATGAAGCTTCCGATGTTCGCCGGAAAAACGATAAAACTGATCAATGATGATGCAAAAGGAAATTCTTCAGAGAAAGAAGTGAAAATAAATGCAAAAGGAGATTTCAGTATTGAAATACAACCGCAGGGAGGCTTTGTATTGAAAAATTAA